A window from Parambassis ranga chromosome 13, fParRan2.1, whole genome shotgun sequence encodes these proteins:
- the LOC114444599 gene encoding remodeling and spacing factor 1-like isoform X1, whose protein sequence is MAAPAVVRSSGPPLCPSFAEVCSFLERYGPTLDLPEMTFPQMERYLRDTTAVPKPLVELHVKLLRKLGRSVTTDRWEKYLAKVCQELNSTWAWELEQKGYQEMSMECKSSILKYLCECQFDDNLKFKMAVNDEDPEKMRLQPVGRDKQGLMYWLQLDQEQNIRVYTEEQDDLDGSTWKCIVRTRNDLAEALELLKGQVDPNYISERDQNQAGSRSTSPAEKDAADESLENSNPERSKTAEEDSDEKKVDRVTEEKPIKEAATHKQPIKQEDTEDEVKEEKPDHKPPVIDNRVSTITTIIKSETKDADAPKNTVSVVMAPGVMKQEANKEEEAERAVVRSNQQAKIPLKKRELKLSESFHSNHLNNSNSSSIIVCNPSVIQTKDSHGREGKLPNSLVPPAGPAASQQQAVVTVSRQELTNGRAPLLLPHKEGQNGVIGVIGQVGIVGHVGVIRSPAERHRAGAAATEQQEQNGPSSEEREAGRQSVLVRKGLPEGGTAPAAAAPPPPSVVTEAQAAKTPLASLNPEITERKVDSVCVSSASPSKEEPKRATAEDQKNTTEEQSEGKDPGQGSPQQEDDEERTEAEGLNKSDHKKTASTSIHLEAASGTVEEQDKEEQEEVNGVLAAQAKEKEARCESEERQVPLEEASSELQKEGIRLKIKIPPHRRNKLKGKGAKEEEKEREQEVQDEGRLLRRSARICRSSALPTCRPSSKAAESQKKKPQKKQALPARTRDEEEEEEEEEEEEEEEGEEEQSSATKKDRKAEPAGQMKKRRGKRRHRRPRWSNIRTKRRKLNEGGEAEDRGRKQGEEDSEAGSESEEDSCKSEELPSEDACTHCGLPNHPELILLCDSCDSGYHTACLRPPLMLIPDGEWFCPPCQHKLLCEKLEEQLQNLDSALKKKERAERRRERLVYVGISVENIIPEGDEEEEEEEEEEKSTKKKDPKKSKNLGRRSTRTRKHISYRFDDFDDAIDEAIEEDIRDLCGGRSRNILSEDGKESQRAIRSQALAARNRKKRRLNDLESDSTAAESEDEFMLSNSSEDEEFGASGGDDDEEDEEEAMGSDVGSWDGESRPKRAIRAMAKHRPDKTQRRGRKRLRRRRKRSSEEEEEDSEEEMDSDQFSDMTDSDDEKKRRGLRRGQRQQVNYRETSESSDNSAASGSRKKVKPRGRPRKEHLSSDYSDASPSSRDTEEEDYEDEDDRRRANRRRGEDDDLRRHRRRQKRKRHEDEDEDEDRGRRLKKRLLEKEEDTRRSKRTDGEEEDMEKMGRGKRREMLSQQRRKRLAQMLKKRRPSTEDEDETEDSEESSSEEDRPIRKRLNRIDSDDDEEDEEEEDDARQKAKKSSGGERRADIRNDSDAQEKGRGQSLSPSHGHRTSRGLAKPGAGSPTVPRDSAGRQGRHNGPSHQEEEEEEEEEEEEEEEQPDSLDSVQSSMQS, encoded by the exons ATGGCTGCTCCGGCGGTGGTGAGAAGCTCCGGCCCGCCGCTCTGCCCGAGCTTCGCGGAGGTCTGTTCGTTCCTGGAGCGATACGGACCGACTCTGGACCTGCCCGAGATGACTTTTCCGCAGATGGAGCGGTATCTGCGGGACACGACGGCAG tTCCCAAACCCCTCGTGGAACTCCATGTGAAGCTGCTGAGGAAACTGGGCAGGTCTGTGACTACTGACCGCTGGGAAAAGTACCTGGCTAAG GTTTGCCAGGAGTTGAACAGTACCTGGGCATGGGAGCTGGAACAGAAGGGCTACCAGGAGATGTCCATGGAGTGCAAGTCCAGCATCCTAAAA TATCTCTGCGAGTGTCAGTTTGATGACAACCTGAAGTTCAAGATGGCGGTGAACGACGAGGACCCAGAGAAGATGCGTCTGCAGCCTGTAGGTCGGGACAAGCAGGGCTTGATGTACTGGCTTCAGCTGGACCAGGAGCAGAACATCCGAGTGTACACGGAGGAGCAGGACGACCTGGATGGATCCACCTGGAAGTGCATCGTCAG GACTCGGAATGACCTGGCCGAGGCTCTGGAGCTGCTGAAGGGCCAGGTTGATCCAAACTACATCTCAGAACGGGACCAGAATCAGGCTGGATCCAGGAGCACCAGCCCTGCAGAGAAAGATGCAG CGGACGAGAGTCTTGAAAACAGCAACCCTGAACGTTCCAAgactgcagaggaagacagtgacGAGAAGAAGGTCGACAGAGTCACAGAAGAGAAGCCCATAAAAGAAG cagccacacacaagCAGCCCATCAAGCAGGAGGACACTGAAGACGAGGTGAAAGAGGAGAAGCCGGACCACAAACCGCCCGTCATCGATAACCGCGTGagcaccatcaccaccatcatcaagTCCGAGACGAAGGATGCCGATGCCCCAAAGAACACGGTGTCTGTCGTCATGGCACCTGGCGTGATGAAGCAGGAAGCGAACaaggaagaggaagcagagcgGGCGGTGGTCCGGAGCAACCAGCAGGCTAAGATACCGCTGAAGAAGAGGGAGCTGAAGCTGTCGGAGAGTTTCCATAGTAACCACCTTAACAACAGTAACAGCAGTAGTATTATAGTTTGCAACCCTTCAGTGATTCAGACCAAGGACAGTCATGGAAGAGAGGGCAAGTTACCCAACTCCTTGGTGCCGCCTGCTGGTCCGGCAGCCtcgcagcagcaggctgtggtCACTGTGTCAAGGCAGGAGCTGACCAATGGGAGGGCCCCGCTGCTCCTGCCACACAAAGAGGGACAGAACGGCGTCATAGGTGTCATAGGTCAAGTTGGCATTGTCGGTCATGTTGGGGTCATCCGCAGCCCAGCTGAGCGTCACAGGGCCGGCGCCGCCGCCactgagcagcaggagcagaacGGGCCGAgttcagaggagagagaagccGGCCGGCAGTCTGTGCTGGTGAGGAAGGGGCTTCCTGAAGGAGGGACGGCACCAGcagccgctgctcctcctcctccttctgtagTGACGGAGGCTCAGGCGGCTAAAACTCCACTGGCATCTTTAAACCCTGAAATTACAGAGAGAAAGGTggattctgtctgtgtttcctcaGCATCTCCATCTAAAGAGGAACCCAAGAGAGCAACAGCAGAAGACCAAAAGAACACGACAGAGGAGCAGTCAGAGGGAAAGGACCCCGGGCAGGGCAGTCCCCAGCAGGAGGAcgatgaggagaggacagaggcagAAGGATTAAATAAAAGTGACCATAAAAAGACTGCAAGCACTTCAATACACCTAGAGGCAGCATCAGGCACAGTGGAGGAGCAGGacaaggaggaacaggaagagGTCAACGGAGTGCTGGCGGCGCAGGCGAAGGAGAAGGAGGCCCGGTGTGAGTCGGAGGAGAGGCAGGTCCCCCTGGAGGAAGCCTCCTCTGAGCTGCAAAAAGAGGGAATCCGGCTGAAGATCAAGATCCCTCCTCACCGCAGGAACAAGCTGAAAGGAAAGGgggcaaaggaggaggagaaggagagagagcaggaggtgCAGGACGAAGggaggctgctgaggaggtCTGCCAGgatttgtag ATCATCTGCTTTGCCAACCTGCAGGCCAAGCTCGAAGGCAGCCGAGAGCCAGAAGAAGAAGCCACAGAAGAAACAGGCGCTGCCGGCCAGGACgagggatgaagaggaggaagaggaggaggaggaggaggaggaagaggaggagggtgaagaggagCAGAGCTCGGCtacaaagaaagacagaaaagctgaaCCTGCTGGACAAATGAAGAAGAGAAGG ggTAAGCGGAGGCACCGCCGGCCCCGATGGTCCAACATCAGAACAAAGAGGCGCAAACTGAACGAGGGAGGGGAGgcggaggacagagggaggaaacagggggaggaggacagCGAAGCCGGCAGCGAGTCAGAGGAGGACTCCTGTAAATCAGAGGAGCTTCCCAGCGAGGACGCCTGCACTCACTGTGGCCTCCCCAACCACCCCGAACTG ATCCTGCTGTGCGACTCCTGCGACAGTGGATATCACACTGCGTGTCTGCGGCCGCCGCTCATGTTGATCCCGGATGGAGAGTGGTTCTGTCCACCCTGCCAACAC aagctgctgtgtgagaaactggaggagcagctgcagaatcTGGACAGCGCACTAAAGAAGAAAGAGCGAGCAGAGAGGag GCGGGAGCGGCTGGTGTACGTGGGGATCAGTGTGGAGAACATCATTCCT GAGGGagacgaggaggaagaagaagaagaagaagaggagaaatcCACAAAGAAGAAAGACCCCAAGAAGAGCAAAAATCTGGGGAGGAGATCGACCAGAACCAGGAAGCACATCAGCTACAG GTTTGATGATTTCGACGATGCCATTGATGAGGCCATCGAGGAGGACATCAGGGACCTCTGTGGAG GGCGCAGCAGAAACATCCTGTCAGAGGATGGCAAAGAGAGCCAGCGGGCAATCAGAAGCCAGGCTCTCGCTGCCCGGAACAGGAAGAAGCGGCGACTCAACGACCTGGAGAGCGACAGCACGGCAGCCGAGAGCGAGGACGAGTTTATGCTCAGCAACAG cTCAGAGGATGAGGAATTTGGTGCGTCCGGGGGAGATgacgatgaggaggatgaagaggaagccATGGGAAGCGATGTGGGCAGCTGGGACGGTGAGAGCCGCCCCAAACGGGCAATTAGAGCGATGGCCAAACACAGACCGGACAAGACCCAACGCAGGGGAAGGAAACGGCTCAGGCGGCGGCGGAAACGTTcctctgaggaagaggaggaagacagtgagGAAGAGATGG ACTCTGATCAGTTCAGTGACATGACTGACAGCGACGATGAGAAAAAGAGGCGGGGTCTGAGGCGGGGTCAGCGCCAGCAGGTCAACTACAGAGAGACGTCCGAGTCGTCGGACAACTCTGCGGCCTctggcagcaggaagaaggTGAAACCCCGCGGCAGACCGCGCAAGGAGCATCTGTCCAGCGACTACAGCGACG CATCACCTTCTTCCcgagacacagaggaagaggactACGAAGATGAAGATGACCGAAGGAGAGCTAacaggaggagaggtgaggacGACGACCTTCGTAGACACAGGAGAAGACAAAAGCGAAAGAGACATGAGGACGAGGACGAAGATGAAGACAGAGGGAGGCGGCTGAAGAAGAGACTgttggagaaggaggaggacacTCGGAGATCAAAGAGGACagacggagaggaggaggacatggagAAGATGGGCagggggaagaggagagagatgcTTTCTCAGCAGCGTCGCAAACGGCTCGCTCAGATGTTGAAGAAACGACGGCCATCGACAGAGGACGAGGATGAGACGGAGGACTCGGAGGAGTCGTCCTCTGAAGAGGATCGTCCAATCCGCAAAAGACTCAACCGCATAGACTCTGATGACGatgaagaggacgaggaggaggaagacgatgCAAGACAGAAGGCTAAAAAGTCTtcaggaggggagaggagagcagacatCAGAAACGACAGCGACGCTCAGGAAAAGGGGAGGGGCCAAAGCCTGTCTCCATCACATGGACATCGGACCTCCAGAGGCCTAGCGAAGCCTGGGGCTGGGAGTCCCACTGTGCCCAGGGAcagtgcaggcaggcagggcagGCACAATGGCCCCTCACatcaagaggaggaggaagaggaggaggaggaggaggaagaggaggaggagcagccagacTCATTAGACTCTGTCCAGAGCAGCATGCAGTCGTGA
- the LOC114444599 gene encoding remodeling and spacing factor 1-like isoform X2 → MAAPAVVRSSGPPLCPSFAEVCSFLERYGPTLDLPEMTFPQMERYLRDTTAVPKPLVELHVKLLRKLGRSVTTDRWEKYLAKVCQELNSTWAWELEQKGYQEMSMECKSSILKYLCECQFDDNLKFKMAVNDEDPEKMRLQPVGRDKQGLMYWLQLDQEQNIRVYTEEQDDLDGSTWKCIVRTRNDLAEALELLKGQVDPNYISERDQNQAGSRSTSPAEKDAADESLENSNPERSKTAEEDSDEKKVDRVTEEKPIKEAATHKQPIKQEDTEDEVKEEKPDHKPPVIDNRVSTITTIIKSETKDADAPKNTVSVVMAPGVMKQEANKEEEAERAVVRSNQQAKIPLKKRELKLSESFHSNHLNNSNSSSIIVCNPSVIQTKDSHGREGKLPNSLVPPAGPAASQQQAVVTVSRQELTNGRAPLLLPHKEGQNGVIGVIGQVGIVGHVGVIRSPAERHRAGAAATEQQEQNGPSSEEREAGRQSVLVRKGLPEGGTAPAAAAPPPPSVVTEAQAAKTPLASLNPEITERKVDSVCVSSASPSKEEPKRATAEDQKNTTEEQSEGKDPGQGSPQQEDDEERTEAEGLNKSDHKKTASTSIHLEAASGTVEEQDKEEQEEVNGVLAAQAKEKEARCESEERQVPLEEASSELQKEGIRLKIKIPPHRRNKLKGKGAKEEEKEREQEVQDEGRLLRRSARICRSSALPTCRPSSKAAESQKKKPQKKQALPARTRDEEEEEEEEEEEEEEEGEEEQSSATKKDRKAEPAGQMKKRRGKRRHRRPRWSNIRTKRRKLNEGGEAEDRGRKQGEEDSEAGSESEEDSCKSEELPSEDACTHCGLPNHPELILLCDSCDSGYHTACLRPPLMLIPDGEWFCPPCQHKLLCEKLEEQLQNLDSALKKKERAERRRERLVYVGISVENIIPGDEEEEEEEEEEKSTKKKDPKKSKNLGRRSTRTRKHISYRFDDFDDAIDEAIEEDIRDLCGGRSRNILSEDGKESQRAIRSQALAARNRKKRRLNDLESDSTAAESEDEFMLSNSSEDEEFGASGGDDDEEDEEEAMGSDVGSWDGESRPKRAIRAMAKHRPDKTQRRGRKRLRRRRKRSSEEEEEDSEEEMDSDQFSDMTDSDDEKKRRGLRRGQRQQVNYRETSESSDNSAASGSRKKVKPRGRPRKEHLSSDYSDASPSSRDTEEEDYEDEDDRRRANRRRGEDDDLRRHRRRQKRKRHEDEDEDEDRGRRLKKRLLEKEEDTRRSKRTDGEEEDMEKMGRGKRREMLSQQRRKRLAQMLKKRRPSTEDEDETEDSEESSSEEDRPIRKRLNRIDSDDDEEDEEEEDDARQKAKKSSGGERRADIRNDSDAQEKGRGQSLSPSHGHRTSRGLAKPGAGSPTVPRDSAGRQGRHNGPSHQEEEEEEEEEEEEEEEQPDSLDSVQSSMQS, encoded by the exons ATGGCTGCTCCGGCGGTGGTGAGAAGCTCCGGCCCGCCGCTCTGCCCGAGCTTCGCGGAGGTCTGTTCGTTCCTGGAGCGATACGGACCGACTCTGGACCTGCCCGAGATGACTTTTCCGCAGATGGAGCGGTATCTGCGGGACACGACGGCAG tTCCCAAACCCCTCGTGGAACTCCATGTGAAGCTGCTGAGGAAACTGGGCAGGTCTGTGACTACTGACCGCTGGGAAAAGTACCTGGCTAAG GTTTGCCAGGAGTTGAACAGTACCTGGGCATGGGAGCTGGAACAGAAGGGCTACCAGGAGATGTCCATGGAGTGCAAGTCCAGCATCCTAAAA TATCTCTGCGAGTGTCAGTTTGATGACAACCTGAAGTTCAAGATGGCGGTGAACGACGAGGACCCAGAGAAGATGCGTCTGCAGCCTGTAGGTCGGGACAAGCAGGGCTTGATGTACTGGCTTCAGCTGGACCAGGAGCAGAACATCCGAGTGTACACGGAGGAGCAGGACGACCTGGATGGATCCACCTGGAAGTGCATCGTCAG GACTCGGAATGACCTGGCCGAGGCTCTGGAGCTGCTGAAGGGCCAGGTTGATCCAAACTACATCTCAGAACGGGACCAGAATCAGGCTGGATCCAGGAGCACCAGCCCTGCAGAGAAAGATGCAG CGGACGAGAGTCTTGAAAACAGCAACCCTGAACGTTCCAAgactgcagaggaagacagtgacGAGAAGAAGGTCGACAGAGTCACAGAAGAGAAGCCCATAAAAGAAG cagccacacacaagCAGCCCATCAAGCAGGAGGACACTGAAGACGAGGTGAAAGAGGAGAAGCCGGACCACAAACCGCCCGTCATCGATAACCGCGTGagcaccatcaccaccatcatcaagTCCGAGACGAAGGATGCCGATGCCCCAAAGAACACGGTGTCTGTCGTCATGGCACCTGGCGTGATGAAGCAGGAAGCGAACaaggaagaggaagcagagcgGGCGGTGGTCCGGAGCAACCAGCAGGCTAAGATACCGCTGAAGAAGAGGGAGCTGAAGCTGTCGGAGAGTTTCCATAGTAACCACCTTAACAACAGTAACAGCAGTAGTATTATAGTTTGCAACCCTTCAGTGATTCAGACCAAGGACAGTCATGGAAGAGAGGGCAAGTTACCCAACTCCTTGGTGCCGCCTGCTGGTCCGGCAGCCtcgcagcagcaggctgtggtCACTGTGTCAAGGCAGGAGCTGACCAATGGGAGGGCCCCGCTGCTCCTGCCACACAAAGAGGGACAGAACGGCGTCATAGGTGTCATAGGTCAAGTTGGCATTGTCGGTCATGTTGGGGTCATCCGCAGCCCAGCTGAGCGTCACAGGGCCGGCGCCGCCGCCactgagcagcaggagcagaacGGGCCGAgttcagaggagagagaagccGGCCGGCAGTCTGTGCTGGTGAGGAAGGGGCTTCCTGAAGGAGGGACGGCACCAGcagccgctgctcctcctcctccttctgtagTGACGGAGGCTCAGGCGGCTAAAACTCCACTGGCATCTTTAAACCCTGAAATTACAGAGAGAAAGGTggattctgtctgtgtttcctcaGCATCTCCATCTAAAGAGGAACCCAAGAGAGCAACAGCAGAAGACCAAAAGAACACGACAGAGGAGCAGTCAGAGGGAAAGGACCCCGGGCAGGGCAGTCCCCAGCAGGAGGAcgatgaggagaggacagaggcagAAGGATTAAATAAAAGTGACCATAAAAAGACTGCAAGCACTTCAATACACCTAGAGGCAGCATCAGGCACAGTGGAGGAGCAGGacaaggaggaacaggaagagGTCAACGGAGTGCTGGCGGCGCAGGCGAAGGAGAAGGAGGCCCGGTGTGAGTCGGAGGAGAGGCAGGTCCCCCTGGAGGAAGCCTCCTCTGAGCTGCAAAAAGAGGGAATCCGGCTGAAGATCAAGATCCCTCCTCACCGCAGGAACAAGCTGAAAGGAAAGGgggcaaaggaggaggagaaggagagagagcaggaggtgCAGGACGAAGggaggctgctgaggaggtCTGCCAGgatttgtag ATCATCTGCTTTGCCAACCTGCAGGCCAAGCTCGAAGGCAGCCGAGAGCCAGAAGAAGAAGCCACAGAAGAAACAGGCGCTGCCGGCCAGGACgagggatgaagaggaggaagaggaggaggaggaggaggaggaagaggaggagggtgaagaggagCAGAGCTCGGCtacaaagaaagacagaaaagctgaaCCTGCTGGACAAATGAAGAAGAGAAGG ggTAAGCGGAGGCACCGCCGGCCCCGATGGTCCAACATCAGAACAAAGAGGCGCAAACTGAACGAGGGAGGGGAGgcggaggacagagggaggaaacagggggaggaggacagCGAAGCCGGCAGCGAGTCAGAGGAGGACTCCTGTAAATCAGAGGAGCTTCCCAGCGAGGACGCCTGCACTCACTGTGGCCTCCCCAACCACCCCGAACTG ATCCTGCTGTGCGACTCCTGCGACAGTGGATATCACACTGCGTGTCTGCGGCCGCCGCTCATGTTGATCCCGGATGGAGAGTGGTTCTGTCCACCCTGCCAACAC aagctgctgtgtgagaaactggaggagcagctgcagaatcTGGACAGCGCACTAAAGAAGAAAGAGCGAGCAGAGAGGag GCGGGAGCGGCTGGTGTACGTGGGGATCAGTGTGGAGAACATCATTCCT GGagacgaggaggaagaagaagaagaagaagaggagaaatcCACAAAGAAGAAAGACCCCAAGAAGAGCAAAAATCTGGGGAGGAGATCGACCAGAACCAGGAAGCACATCAGCTACAG GTTTGATGATTTCGACGATGCCATTGATGAGGCCATCGAGGAGGACATCAGGGACCTCTGTGGAG GGCGCAGCAGAAACATCCTGTCAGAGGATGGCAAAGAGAGCCAGCGGGCAATCAGAAGCCAGGCTCTCGCTGCCCGGAACAGGAAGAAGCGGCGACTCAACGACCTGGAGAGCGACAGCACGGCAGCCGAGAGCGAGGACGAGTTTATGCTCAGCAACAG cTCAGAGGATGAGGAATTTGGTGCGTCCGGGGGAGATgacgatgaggaggatgaagaggaagccATGGGAAGCGATGTGGGCAGCTGGGACGGTGAGAGCCGCCCCAAACGGGCAATTAGAGCGATGGCCAAACACAGACCGGACAAGACCCAACGCAGGGGAAGGAAACGGCTCAGGCGGCGGCGGAAACGTTcctctgaggaagaggaggaagacagtgagGAAGAGATGG ACTCTGATCAGTTCAGTGACATGACTGACAGCGACGATGAGAAAAAGAGGCGGGGTCTGAGGCGGGGTCAGCGCCAGCAGGTCAACTACAGAGAGACGTCCGAGTCGTCGGACAACTCTGCGGCCTctggcagcaggaagaaggTGAAACCCCGCGGCAGACCGCGCAAGGAGCATCTGTCCAGCGACTACAGCGACG CATCACCTTCTTCCcgagacacagaggaagaggactACGAAGATGAAGATGACCGAAGGAGAGCTAacaggaggagaggtgaggacGACGACCTTCGTAGACACAGGAGAAGACAAAAGCGAAAGAGACATGAGGACGAGGACGAAGATGAAGACAGAGGGAGGCGGCTGAAGAAGAGACTgttggagaaggaggaggacacTCGGAGATCAAAGAGGACagacggagaggaggaggacatggagAAGATGGGCagggggaagaggagagagatgcTTTCTCAGCAGCGTCGCAAACGGCTCGCTCAGATGTTGAAGAAACGACGGCCATCGACAGAGGACGAGGATGAGACGGAGGACTCGGAGGAGTCGTCCTCTGAAGAGGATCGTCCAATCCGCAAAAGACTCAACCGCATAGACTCTGATGACGatgaagaggacgaggaggaggaagacgatgCAAGACAGAAGGCTAAAAAGTCTtcaggaggggagaggagagcagacatCAGAAACGACAGCGACGCTCAGGAAAAGGGGAGGGGCCAAAGCCTGTCTCCATCACATGGACATCGGACCTCCAGAGGCCTAGCGAAGCCTGGGGCTGGGAGTCCCACTGTGCCCAGGGAcagtgcaggcaggcagggcagGCACAATGGCCCCTCACatcaagaggaggaggaagaggaggaggaggaggaggaagaggaggaggagcagccagacTCATTAGACTCTGTCCAGAGCAGCATGCAGTCGTGA